The DNA window GCTTGATAGAAGCGTACGTCAATGCTGAGGCACTGCAATCCAATACCGGTTTTACAACGGCAACTGTTTCTGTTTTTGTGGCTTCCTGTGTGCTTTTGCATGCTGTAAATCCTAAGATAATGCTAAAAGCAAAAAATAGTTTCTGTTTCATAGTTAATATTTATTTTCCTTCCGGACGTTTATGTTTCCAACGCTTATGGCTCCAAAGCCAAAATTGTGGTGCAGCAATAATATCTTTCTCCAACATGCGTGTCACCAATTCTGTAATTTCACCTTCCTTTGTGTCTTTCGGTTGATCAAAGGTTTCAAAAAATTCAAAACTATAATGTCCACGTTTTTCTTTATTAATGCGACCATATAATACCGGCTGATTATATTCTTTTGCAAATTTTTCCGTTCCGAATAATACACCCGTATCCTGATTTAAAAACGTCATCCAATGACAACTTCTAGGGTTAGATGGGGATTGGTCAATTGCAAAAATTGTAGCAGTATAGTTGTTCTTTTCTTGTTCAAATACTTGCTTTACAATTTTTGTAGAAATCATGTATAAGCCATATTTACTGCGTGTTTTACGCATTTTTTCATCAAAATATTTGTTTGATAAGGGTTTGTAAATACCTATCGTTTTGTGTTTAATTAGTGCGTCCACACCAACTGCAAAAATCTCCCAATTTGCTAAATGCCCTCCGGCTATGATGACACTTCTTTTCTGATCGTAATATTTGTTGATTAATTCCGGATTCTTGCAAATCACTCTTTTTAATACTTGCTTTTCTGAAATTGTAAATGTTTTTAAACTTTCGAGAATTAAATCACAGAAATGGCTGTAAAATTTATCGCAAATTTCTTGATGTTCATTGGCCGTTTTTTCAGGAAAAGACCGTTGAATATTACCCAAAACGACCTTCTTTCGGTACCCGATTATCTTATATAGAACAAGATACGTGAAATTGGATAAGGCATACAATAGAGGAAAAGGGAGCAAAGATATGGGGATAATAACACCGAAATAAAGAAACCTGTTCATTAGATTCATCAGAAAAATTTTTATAAAACAAAGATAAAGTATAGTTTTACACCACGTATTTAATTTTTTGGCAAAATAATTGCCTTAACGAATACAAATGAGCCAAATAAATATCTTTAATATCTTGAAAATGAAAAACACATCCAAATTAAAAATAACATTCTTGTCTGTTTTAACTGCCGTATTATTCAGCATTCCGGCAATGGCACAAAAAGCAAAACCCAATAAATTTTTAGAAAACAAAAAGTTCAATGTGCAGTTTTATGAAGTAAAACCTACAGGGAGAGGAAAAGCACAGCCGAGTTTATTGTTTTTAAAGGGTGGTAAAATAGAAGCTGATTTAATGTATGAAAAGCTTTCATTGCCTCCGATTGCCATTCGGGTTACGTTGGATTCAACGTATACCGAAGATGAAGTGGAGATGCACATGGTAACATTTGAAGCCGATCACTCAGAAGAAAAAAACGATTACCACTGGGAGGTTACATTAATCAATTACGACATCGAAGGAACAATTGTTCAAATGAAATCGGGTGTTGAGAAAAAGAAATTTGAATTTGCCGGATCCGAAAAAACCAAGAAATAAGCAGATTTATAATTTTAAGCACCGACTCCGCTCTCTTTATTCAAAGGAGCGGAGTCGGTGTTTTATTTTAATAGCTTTTCGTTATTTTAATCTCCTACTGGTTTCCCGTTCAATGTCTTTTTTCTTGATATCAGCACGTTTATCAAATAGTTTTTTACCTTTTGCCAACGCAATTTCCAGCTTCGCCATTCCTTTTTCATTAATGAATAAGCGCAATGGGACAATCGTTAATCCTTGATCTTTTAATTTGCCTTGAAGTTTGTTAAGTTCTTGCCGGTTTAACAACAATTTTCGATCGCGTTTTTCCGGCACATTGTTATATGTTCCATTAAAATAAGGGGAAACATTCATATTTCGAACGAATAATTCATTTTTCAAAAACACACAAAATGCATCTGTAATGTTGGCTTTTCCTTCTCGAATAGATTTGATTTCTGTGCCGGTAAGCTGTATTCCCGCAAGGTATTTATCAATAAAAGCATACTCGAAGGACGCTTGACGATTCTTTATATTGATAGTATTCTCTGAACTCATAAGGAGTGCAAATATACAGAAATAGGAGTGAAATTCCTCGTTTTAATCTGAAAGAGAATGTCAGGTGAAAGGGTGCAAGAGGTGGAATCGAAGATTACTTCACAATTAAAACAGGCACTTTTACATTGTGTCGAACCTCATCCAAAGTTGTTCCGAAGAGGATATCTTTAAACGCTTTATGACCGTGCGCTCCCATTACCAATAAATCACAATCGCAGTTGTTCACAATCTCAGGAATACTTTTTTTAGGGTTTCCGAAACCAAGTCTCGTATCAACAATAAACCCTTTTGCTTCTAAATCAGTTTTGTATTTATCTAAGTTCAATTTATCCGACACGGTTTCCAAATCGTCAATTTCGTGCCCCATCAT is part of the Bacteroidota bacterium genome and encodes:
- a CDS encoding lysophospholipid acyltransferase family protein, with amino-acid sequence MNLMNRFLYFGVIIPISLLPFPLLYALSNFTYLVLYKIIGYRKKVVLGNIQRSFPEKTANEHQEICDKFYSHFCDLILESLKTFTISEKQVLKRVICKNPELINKYYDQKRSVIIAGGHLANWEIFAVGVDALIKHKTIGIYKPLSNKYFDEKMRKTRSKYGLYMISTKIVKQVFEQEKNNYTATIFAIDQSPSNPRSCHWMTFLNQDTGVLFGTEKFAKEYNQPVLYGRINKEKRGHYSFEFFETFDQPKDTKEGEITELVTRMLEKDIIAAPQFWLWSHKRWKHKRPEGK
- the smpB gene encoding SsrA-binding protein yields the protein MSSENTINIKNRQASFEYAFIDKYLAGIQLTGTEIKSIREGKANITDAFCVFLKNELFVRNMNVSPYFNGTYNNVPEKRDRKLLLNRQELNKLQGKLKDQGLTIVPLRLFINEKGMAKLEIALAKGKKLFDKRADIKKKDIERETSRRLK